The Desulforegulaceae bacterium genome has a window encoding:
- a CDS encoding efflux RND transporter periplasmic adaptor subunit: MNSKLKIAIIFALFLGFFSCAEEKQSEEQEVVRPVKYIQVFKSNEMHSRTFSGVSQSGRISRLSFRVGGKIEKINVKEGDKTNQGELIAVLDDSDAKLRYEKMLASLNRSQVYRKTAKSNLERLKSLYENNNISLNEYEAAKDNFANANATWLADKRNAELQKRELGYYKLTAPVSGIVSNKSAEEGENIKAGQVFLEIQSFEKMEISSGIPEIYISSVQKGDLVEIQFNSIKDKVFNGEVTEVSYSLDSKSSTYPVKIKILHPTKKIRPGMPADVRFDFKNISSGGHLMVPVHSVGEDSSSNFVYILKPDTNGLGIVEKRIVQTGGITDRGFEIISGVKGGEFIVTAGISKLSNGLKVRFE, from the coding sequence ATGAACTCAAAACTTAAAATAGCAATTATCTTTGCTTTGTTTCTTGGTTTTTTTTCATGTGCCGAAGAAAAACAAAGCGAAGAACAAGAGGTAGTAAGACCTGTAAAATATATTCAGGTTTTTAAATCCAACGAGATGCATTCAAGAACTTTTTCAGGTGTTTCACAATCTGGAAGAATATCAAGACTAAGCTTTAGAGTTGGAGGAAAAATTGAAAAAATCAATGTAAAAGAAGGCGACAAAACAAACCAGGGAGAATTAATTGCAGTCCTCGATGATTCAGATGCAAAACTCAGGTATGAAAAAATGCTTGCCTCCCTAAACAGATCCCAGGTTTATAGAAAAACTGCTAAATCAAATCTTGAAAGACTTAAAAGTCTTTATGAAAACAACAATATTTCCCTTAATGAATATGAAGCTGCAAAAGATAACTTTGCAAATGCCAATGCCACCTGGCTTGCTGATAAAAGAAATGCAGAGCTTCAAAAAAGAGAACTGGGATATTACAAGTTAACTGCTCCTGTTTCAGGTATTGTATCAAACAAATCCGCTGAAGAAGGGGAAAACATTAAAGCAGGTCAGGTTTTTCTTGAAATTCAATCCTTTGAGAAAATGGAAATAAGTTCGGGAATTCCTGAAATATATATATCTTCTGTACAAAAAGGAGATCTGGTTGAAATTCAGTTCAACTCCATTAAAGACAAAGTTTTCAATGGAGAAGTTACAGAAGTTTCCTATAGCCTTGACAGTAAATCTTCTACTTATCCTGTAAAAATAAAAATTCTTCACCCCACAAAAAAAATAAGACCAGGAATGCCTGCTGATGTAAGATTTGATTTTAAAAACATTTCATCGGGTGGACACCTTATGGTTCCAGTTCATTCAGTTGGAGAAGATAGTTCGAGTAATTTTGTCTATATATTAAAGCCTGATACAAACGGCCTTGGAATAGTTGAAAAAAGGATTGTTCAAACAGGGGGGATAACTGACAGAGGATTTGAAATAATAAGCGGAGTTAAAGGCGGTGAATTTATAGTAACAGCAGGTATTTCAAAACTATCCAATGGACTCAAAGTTAGATTTGAGTAA
- a CDS encoding TolC family protein, protein MLSLKDVVEQALKNNLDLKVSSLETDISGQDYKLAKSQYFPSLSLNAGETIIDSKRAENSMGTAAERTASTSVRVEQLIFSEPISSGKEASRNYLKAQKSALETKQLDIVNQAATAYFNVLKAKTIAKIRKDNLQLTKKHLSISEQREVAGYSGKSDVYRWKSSVATDAKDLFEASNTHRLQILNLNKILNRAFREKIYLVDESLEGELFKNYKSKESYKYINNPSTFKKFSDFLVKEALENSPEIKQINFIEKAYSRELKRYKRERFLPIASVAGEALHIFDRSGEGSSIPNKDLEDNEWTIALNLSWPLYSKGRINLDRKKTELNLDKLQEERKIISNTIEVNVRAAILELLNKIINLEASKTSADYANKSLVLVQDLYARGKVSVTELVNAQNESLSADLSQMNSVYDFLSTTLKLQRTIGRYSFFYSDQENQNFNEKMKDYIQNN, encoded by the coding sequence TTGTTAAGTCTTAAAGATGTTGTTGAGCAGGCCTTAAAAAACAATCTTGATCTAAAAGTATCATCCCTTGAAACCGATATTTCAGGTCAGGATTACAAACTTGCAAAATCACAATATTTTCCTTCCTTAAGTCTTAATGCAGGAGAAACAATAATAGACTCAAAAAGAGCTGAAAACTCCATGGGAACAGCAGCAGAAAGAACTGCCTCCACTTCTGTCAGGGTAGAACAGCTTATTTTTTCCGAACCAATAAGTTCTGGAAAGGAAGCAAGCAGAAACTATCTTAAAGCCCAGAAAAGTGCTCTTGAAACAAAACAACTAGACATTGTCAACCAGGCAGCCACAGCATATTTCAATGTGTTAAAAGCAAAAACCATAGCAAAAATAAGAAAAGACAACCTTCAGCTTACAAAAAAGCACCTTTCAATTTCAGAGCAAAGGGAAGTTGCCGGCTATTCAGGAAAATCAGATGTTTACAGGTGGAAAAGTTCAGTAGCAACAGATGCAAAGGACCTTTTTGAAGCCTCAAACACCCACAGGCTTCAGATATTAAACCTGAATAAAATACTTAACAGAGCTTTTAGGGAAAAAATTTATCTTGTGGATGAATCTTTGGAAGGTGAACTTTTCAAAAATTATAAATCAAAAGAATCCTACAAATATATAAACAACCCTTCCACATTTAAAAAATTTTCCGACTTCCTTGTAAAAGAAGCCCTGGAAAACTCTCCGGAAATAAAACAAATTAATTTTATCGAAAAAGCCTACTCAAGGGAACTTAAAAGGTACAAAAGGGAAAGGTTTCTTCCTATTGCCTCAGTTGCGGGAGAAGCTTTACATATTTTTGACAGAAGCGGTGAGGGTTCAAGTATTCCCAACAAAGATCTTGAAGATAATGAGTGGACTATTGCATTAAACCTTTCATGGCCTCTTTATTCAAAGGGCAGAATAAATCTTGACAGAAAAAAAACCGAGCTCAACCTTGACAAGCTTCAAGAAGAAAGAAAAATCATCTCAAACACAATTGAAGTCAATGTAAGAGCGGCAATTCTTGAACTTTTAAACAAAATTATAAACCTTGAAGCATCTAAAACTTCAGCCGACTATGCAAATAAAAGCCTTGTCCTTGTTCAAGATCTCTATGCCAGGGGAAAGGTCTCTGTTACTGAGCTTGTGAATGCACAAAATGAATCATTAAGTGCAGATCTAAGTCAGATGAATTCAGTTTACGATTTTTTATCAACAACGCTTAAGCTTCAGAGAACAATTGGAAGATATTCTTTTTTTTATTCAGATCAAGAAAACCAAAATTTTAATGAAAAAATGAAAGATTATATACAAAACAACTAA
- a CDS encoding NADP-dependent isocitrate dehydrogenase, with amino-acid sequence MTDQKIIYTEIDEAPALATYSLLPILQAFTKDSGIIFEKKDISLSGRIIANFPEKLREDQKIPDFLAELGDLVKKPETNIIKLPNISASIPQLKAAIKELQEKGYDIPDYPEEPETKEEKQINLRYAKVLGSAVNPVLREGNSDRRAAAAVKDFGQKKPHKLIKPWPQNSKSRVAHMTEGDFYSNEKSALINKECTVKIKHIDEAGKTTILKEETALLKDEIIDSTTMNVKALRKFYEDQILEAKKDDLLLSLHLKATMMKVSDPLMFGHCVSVFYKDALEKHKETLKSLGFNENYGINDLYERIETLDKDKKNEIEKDLLASYEKGCKLAMVDSTKGITNLHVPNNIIIDASMPVLIRDGGKMWGPDDKLHDTIALIPDRSYAGIYQAVIDDCNKNKEFDPSTMGSVSNVGLMAQKAEEYGSHDKTFEAPENGIIKIIDENGNTILEQKVEKGDIFRACQTKDAPIYDWVKLAVTRARITNLPTIFWLDEKRAHDLEIIKKVRQYLPEHDTSGLDIRIMNPDDAMKFSLERIRKGLDVISVTGNVLRDYLTDLFPILELGTSAKMLSIVPLMKGGGLFETGAGGSAPRHVDQFLKESHLRWDSLGEFCALVASFEHLGRKFKNKKAEIFAATLDKAVGIHLENEKSPSRKVKELDTRGSHFYLALYWAKALADQDIDIELKEKFEKISEKLKKNEKIIIEEISNAQGKPANIGGYYKPDREKLEKTMRPSNTFNSIIDSI; translated from the coding sequence AACTTGGAGACCTTGTAAAAAAACCAGAAACAAATATAATAAAACTTCCCAATATAAGTGCCTCAATTCCACAGCTTAAAGCTGCAATAAAAGAACTTCAGGAAAAAGGATATGATATTCCAGATTATCCTGAAGAACCTGAAACAAAAGAAGAAAAGCAAATTAATTTAAGATATGCAAAAGTTCTTGGAAGTGCAGTTAATCCAGTTTTAAGAGAAGGAAACTCGGACAGGAGAGCTGCTGCAGCTGTAAAGGATTTTGGGCAAAAAAAGCCCCATAAACTTATCAAACCCTGGCCCCAAAACTCAAAGTCTAGAGTTGCCCATATGACTGAGGGGGATTTTTATTCAAATGAAAAATCTGCTCTGATAAACAAAGAATGCACAGTAAAAATCAAACATATTGATGAGGCTGGAAAAACAACCATTCTCAAGGAAGAAACCGCCCTTCTTAAAGACGAAATTATTGATTCAACAACAATGAATGTAAAAGCTTTGAGAAAGTTTTATGAAGACCAAATTCTTGAGGCTAAAAAAGATGACCTTCTTTTATCCCTTCATCTGAAGGCGACAATGATGAAAGTCTCTGACCCCTTAATGTTTGGGCATTGTGTATCTGTTTTTTATAAAGATGCTTTAGAAAAACACAAAGAAACTCTCAAATCTTTGGGATTTAATGAAAACTATGGAATTAATGATCTTTATGAAAGAATTGAAACCCTTGATAAAGACAAAAAAAATGAAATAGAAAAAGATCTCCTGGCTTCATATGAAAAAGGCTGCAAACTTGCCATGGTTGATTCAACCAAAGGAATAACCAATCTCCATGTTCCAAACAATATAATAATAGATGCCTCAATGCCTGTATTGATTCGTGACGGCGGAAAAATGTGGGGCCCTGATGACAAGCTCCATGACACCATAGCTTTGATTCCTGACAGATCTTACGCCGGCATTTATCAGGCAGTGATAGATGACTGCAATAAAAACAAAGAATTTGATCCTTCAACCATGGGAAGCGTTTCAAATGTAGGCCTTATGGCTCAAAAAGCTGAAGAATACGGTTCCCATGACAAAACATTTGAAGCCCCTGAAAATGGAATTATAAAAATAATTGATGAAAACGGAAATACCATTCTTGAGCAAAAGGTTGAAAAAGGGGATATTTTCAGAGCCTGCCAGACAAAAGATGCTCCAATTTATGACTGGGTAAAACTTGCTGTTACAAGGGCAAGAATAACTAACCTTCCCACCATTTTCTGGCTGGATGAAAAAAGAGCCCATGATTTGGAAATTATTAAAAAAGTAAGACAATATCTTCCAGAGCACGACACTTCAGGCCTTGATATAAGAATAATGAATCCTGATGATGCAATGAAATTTTCCCTTGAAAGAATAAGAAAAGGACTAGATGTTATTTCTGTAACAGGAAATGTTTTACGTGATTATCTTACAGATCTTTTTCCAATTCTAGAGCTTGGAACAAGTGCCAAAATGCTTTCAATAGTTCCCCTTATGAAAGGCGGAGGTCTTTTTGAAACAGGAGCAGGCGGCTCAGCTCCAAGGCATGTTGATCAGTTTTTAAAAGAAAGTCATTTAAGATGGGATTCTCTTGGAGAATTCTGTGCCCTTGTTGCTTCCTTTGAACATCTTGGAAGAAAATTTAAAAATAAAAAAGCTGAAATTTTTGCAGCTACCCTTGATAAAGCAGTAGGAATCCACCTTGAGAATGAAAAATCACCTTCAAGAAAAGTTAAGGAACTGGATACAAGGGGAAGTCATTTCTATCTTGCCCTTTACTGGGCAAAAGCTCTTGCAGATCAAGATATTGATATTGAGCTTAAAGAAAAATTTGAAAAAATTTCAGAAAAACTTAAAAAAAATGAAAAAATCATAATTGAAGAAATAAGCAATGCCCAGGGAAAACCTGCCAATATCGGAGGCTACTATAAGCCTGACAGAGAAAAACTTGAAAAAACAATGCGTCCCAGCAATACCTTTAACTCAATCATTGATTCCATCTGA